A genomic segment from Luteolibacter ambystomatis encodes:
- a CDS encoding GAF domain-containing sensor histidine kinase has translation MRPPIPANNEARLEALASYGILDTPVEADFDEFTALAARICSTPISIITFIDRERQWFKSEVGQKEGETPLETSFCAHAILEDDFCLVPDARKDPRFQDNPLVTCEGGLRFYAGAILRDPEGFALGTLCVADIQPRMMAEFQLQALRLMAKNIVQMLEIRRQAERFRMLGRQLNAELELRKEILGMVSHDLRAPLAAIQLVNNVANREVEKGITPPKEMLADLSEVLKATVGDMNRLISDLSDYSMGEQGRLSMSFCNCRPGEVVEGVHRRYKLASEDAGITLELMDHTAGANGLKADPQRLSQAIGNLVGNALKYTSRGGRILLAVELHVNAVEFYVRDTGCGIAPDHLGRIFDPYWTTGEYAGSRGLGLEITRGIVAAHKGTLSVESKPGEGSLFTIYLPLARDTTA, from the coding sequence ATGAGACCGCCGATCCCCGCCAACAACGAGGCCCGCCTGGAGGCTCTCGCCAGCTATGGCATCCTGGATACTCCGGTGGAGGCGGACTTTGACGAATTCACCGCGCTGGCCGCACGCATCTGCAGCACGCCGATTTCCATCATCACCTTCATCGACCGCGAACGGCAGTGGTTCAAGTCCGAGGTGGGCCAGAAGGAGGGCGAGACACCGCTGGAAACCTCGTTCTGCGCGCATGCGATCCTGGAGGACGATTTTTGCCTGGTGCCGGATGCGCGGAAGGACCCGCGCTTTCAGGACAATCCGCTGGTGACCTGTGAGGGAGGCCTGCGGTTCTATGCCGGGGCGATTCTGCGCGATCCGGAGGGCTTTGCGCTGGGAACGCTGTGCGTGGCGGACATCCAGCCGCGGATGATGGCGGAGTTCCAGCTTCAGGCGCTGCGGCTGATGGCGAAGAACATCGTGCAGATGCTGGAGATCCGCCGCCAGGCGGAGCGTTTCCGCATGCTCGGCCGCCAGCTCAATGCGGAGCTGGAGCTGCGCAAGGAAATCCTCGGCATGGTGTCCCACGATCTGCGCGCGCCGCTGGCTGCGATCCAACTGGTCAACAACGTGGCCAACCGCGAGGTGGAGAAAGGCATCACGCCACCGAAGGAGATGCTGGCGGATCTGTCCGAGGTGCTGAAAGCCACCGTGGGCGACATGAACCGGCTGATCAGCGACCTTTCCGATTACTCGATGGGCGAGCAGGGCCGCCTGTCGATGAGCTTCTGCAACTGCCGCCCGGGCGAGGTGGTGGAGGGTGTCCATCGCCGCTACAAGCTGGCGTCCGAGGATGCCGGCATCACGCTGGAACTGATGGACCACACGGCGGGGGCGAACGGCTTGAAGGCCGATCCACAGAGGCTGTCCCAGGCGATCGGCAATCTGGTGGGCAACGCGCTGAAATACACCTCGCGCGGCGGCCGCATCTTGCTCGCCGTGGAGCTGCATGTGAATGCGGTGGAGTTTTACGTGCGTGACACCGGCTGCGGCATCGCGCCGGATCACCTGGGCCGCATCTTTGATCCATACTGGACCACAGGCGAGTACGCGGGCAGCCGCGGACTGGGGCTGGAAATCACCCGCGGCATCGTGGCTGCTCACAAGGGCACGCTGTCCGTGGAAAGCAAACCCGGCGAAGGCTCGCTCTTTACGATCTATCTTCCGCTTGCTAGGGATACGACCGCATGA
- a CDS encoding esterase, which produces MRTLAAVMIAVSLPALAAEPFSPVVHPDRSVTFRIRDAEAKSASVQCEAFGSKPLTKEADNVWTFTSEPLEPDLYSYSFTLDEKHVTDPENPERKEGVFSSESLLSVPGGKDAPWEKREVPHGEIHRHAYRSNIASHDRDLLVYTPPGYDAKADKTLPVLYLLHGFSDQANAWSTIGRMPVIFDNLIADGKVTPMVVVMPLGYGDMAVVANGWEGRNKDGAWQKNLTAFDKTLIGEVLPLAESQYKIRKDRDGRAVAGLSMGGAESLQAGLLHPDTFGWVGAFSSGGIPADLDAAYPEAGKTPFKLLWISCGKDDGLIGANRSLHAWLEKKQVKHSWTETEGAHRWGVWRRNLATLAPLLFKEG; this is translated from the coding sequence ATGCGTACCCTCGCTGCCGTCATGATTGCCGTCTCCCTGCCCGCGCTGGCCGCGGAACCCTTTTCCCCCGTGGTGCATCCGGACCGTTCCGTCACCTTCCGCATCCGGGATGCGGAGGCGAAGAGCGCCAGCGTCCAGTGCGAGGCCTTCGGCAGCAAACCTCTCACCAAGGAAGCCGACAATGTCTGGACCTTCACCAGCGAACCGCTTGAACCGGACCTCTACAGCTACTCCTTCACACTCGATGAGAAGCATGTGACCGATCCGGAAAACCCGGAGCGCAAGGAAGGCGTCTTCTCCAGCGAAAGCCTCCTCAGCGTACCCGGCGGCAAGGATGCACCGTGGGAAAAGCGCGAGGTGCCGCATGGCGAAATCCACCGCCACGCCTACCGCTCGAACATCGCCTCCCACGACCGTGATCTCCTCGTTTACACCCCGCCCGGCTATGATGCGAAGGCGGACAAAACCCTGCCGGTGCTCTATCTCCTCCACGGCTTCAGCGATCAGGCCAATGCCTGGTCCACCATCGGCCGCATGCCGGTGATCTTCGACAACCTCATCGCCGATGGCAAAGTCACACCGATGGTCGTCGTCATGCCGCTGGGCTATGGCGACATGGCCGTGGTCGCGAATGGCTGGGAAGGCCGCAACAAGGACGGTGCCTGGCAGAAGAACCTCACCGCCTTTGACAAAACCCTCATCGGGGAAGTCCTCCCGCTCGCGGAATCGCAATACAAGATCCGCAAGGACCGCGACGGCCGTGCCGTGGCCGGACTGTCCATGGGCGGCGCGGAATCGTTGCAAGCCGGGCTGCTGCACCCGGACACCTTCGGCTGGGTGGGTGCCTTCAGCAGCGGCGGCATCCCCGCCGATCTCGATGCCGCCTATCCGGAGGCCGGGAAGACGCCCTTCAAGCTCTTGTGGATCTCCTGCGGCAAGGATGACGGACTGATCGGTGCGAACCGCTCGCTCCATGCCTGGCTGGAAAAAAAGCAGGTCAAGCACTCCTGGACCGAAACCGAAGGTGCCCATCGCTGGGGCGTGTGGCGCCGGAATCTCGCCACTCTCGCACCTCTGTTGTTCAAGGAAGGCTGA
- a CDS encoding sugar phosphate isomerase/epimerase family protein, whose protein sequence is MKYAICNETFWNGDFTATCEAAARHGYTGLEIAPFTLDNVAEMTLADAAKLGKHVRDHGLVPVGFHWLLAKTTGFHLTDPDPEIAARTFRHARHLAELCGAMGGGIMVWGSPLQRSLAPEWDRAAAEERFVSFFQKLSPHLADAGVTIAFEFLGPQETNFINTAAETIAFLERIGSPNVKLHLDVKAMSSDSKPIPRIVTDSLPWTVHFHANDPNLLGPGMGEVDFPPIARALQDGGYDGWVSVEVFDLSMGPDEIAAQSLRNMQQAFAPVEV, encoded by the coding sequence ATGAAATACGCCATCTGCAACGAGACGTTCTGGAACGGCGACTTCACGGCCACCTGCGAGGCGGCCGCGCGCCACGGCTACACCGGCCTGGAGATCGCGCCGTTCACCTTGGACAACGTGGCGGAAATGACGCTGGCGGATGCCGCGAAACTCGGGAAGCACGTGCGTGACCACGGGCTGGTGCCGGTGGGCTTCCACTGGCTGCTGGCGAAGACGACCGGCTTTCATCTCACCGACCCCGATCCGGAGATCGCGGCACGCACGTTCCGTCATGCACGGCATCTTGCCGAGCTGTGCGGCGCGATGGGTGGCGGCATCATGGTGTGGGGCAGCCCGCTCCAGCGGTCGCTCGCCCCGGAGTGGGATCGCGCGGCGGCGGAGGAACGGTTCGTGTCGTTCTTCCAGAAGCTCTCGCCGCATCTCGCGGACGCGGGCGTGACGATCGCCTTCGAGTTCCTCGGGCCGCAGGAGACGAACTTCATCAACACCGCGGCGGAGACCATTGCGTTTTTGGAGCGGATCGGATCACCGAACGTGAAGCTGCATCTCGATGTGAAAGCGATGTCGAGCGACAGCAAGCCGATCCCGCGGATCGTGACGGACTCGCTGCCGTGGACGGTGCATTTCCATGCGAACGATCCGAACCTGCTGGGACCGGGAATGGGAGAGGTGGATTTCCCGCCGATCGCCCGCGCCCTGCAGGACGGTGGCTATGATGGATGGGTCTCGGTGGAGGTTTTCGACCTTTCGATGGGACCGGATGAAATCGCCGCCCAGAGCCTCCGCAACATGCAGCAGGCCTTCGCGCCGGTGGAGGTGTAG
- a CDS encoding 3-keto-disaccharide hydrolase — protein MKNTIRCSALLLACVSCASADPLLTKDSLDHFEIKGPQACWSVKDGVITGQNVPEKKGSNLWTKTAYKDFTLTGEVRYKNPIDSGVFIRQEGDQIQMGISGSLKRDMTCSPYIAKTGKYPVEADVKDVFKDGEWNKFVITAKGSHYVVTLNGKQVLDYTSQTSIAEGPIGFQVHPNVEMKVEFRNLDVKVETAPK, from the coding sequence ATGAAGAATACCATCCGTTGCTCCGCCTTGTTGTTGGCGTGCGTCTCCTGCGCGTCCGCCGATCCGCTCCTCACCAAGGACTCGCTCGATCACTTCGAGATCAAAGGGCCGCAGGCCTGCTGGTCCGTGAAGGACGGTGTCATCACCGGCCAGAACGTGCCGGAAAAGAAAGGCTCCAACCTGTGGACGAAGACCGCCTACAAGGACTTCACGCTGACAGGCGAGGTCCGCTACAAGAACCCGATCGACTCCGGCGTGTTCATCCGCCAGGAGGGCGACCAGATCCAGATGGGAATCTCCGGCTCGCTGAAGCGGGACATGACCTGCTCCCCGTACATCGCGAAGACCGGCAAGTATCCGGTGGAGGCGGACGTGAAGGACGTTTTCAAGGACGGCGAGTGGAACAAGTTCGTCATCACCGCGAAGGGCAGCCACTACGTTGTGACGCTGAATGGCAAGCAGGTGCTGGATTACACCTCGCAGACGTCCATTGCGGAAGGTCCGATCGGTTTCCAAGTTCATCCGAACGTGGAAATGAAGGTTGAATTCCGCAATCTCGATGTGAAGGTGGAAACCGCCCCGAAATGA
- a CDS encoding DUF7133 domain-containing protein: protein MKPIRLIQITPGLLVAATVTAAPESQPLADGLTRTLVAREPLLKNPVVVSVDVDGAVYVAETARRLAADLDIREFKQWIPQTLALTSVEDRLALYRRELVLGKTWPKTSLKDRNGDGVVDIKDLTVISEKIHRLTDTDGDGVMDKSAVFAEGFNTEVTGIAAGVMAWRGDVYASIIPDLWKLRDTTGKGVADKREKLLAGFGVHVAYAGHDMHGLVLGPDGKIYWTIGDKGVNVVSKDGKRWSAPHEGSVLRCNPDGTGFEIFARGLRNVQQIAFDDYGNIFGVDNDSDAKGEKERFVYIAEDSDTGWRCYYQYRGSDYNPWMAESISVPAGKDQPAYIIPPLCSYMDGPSGFARDPGTALNERHRGAFFMTGFPAGLLYAFKTEPQGAGFRMTDSHVVDKGPAYVGCNFGPDGALYLADWAGGYPLKEKGAVWKIDDPKAKDSPIRREVAGLLKAGPGKVSDAELVKRLKHPDQRVRSDAHLELAKRPTGVAMLQKAASAWKEEPLACTHALWGLTQAKLFSQPLLTELLAAKAEHTREQAAKWAGETAGRPVPELVPLLKDSSAMVRYRAAVAIGKLGMTGAADAVIAMLAENANRDHYLRHAGVLALAGMKPEAVAKAAQHSSPAVRLAAAVVYRRLGSQEVAALLADKDPAVAGEAAHAIYDDASIKAALPALAELLEKNPKAPAPAIRRAIATNRVMADEASAVRLVKLAADAAQPVELRIAALSALGSWGVKLELDPVDGRWHPGPAADAAVARKAFSAVAAKLEHDTNADLAKAAAAASKALGVVSDPARLAGDAADAKLSADIRLQALAGLKTGNPAEFARLAASFLAEKDAGLRIGAADLMESGPAVTAYALAAVRDSKSLPERQHAIALLGRSTDPKAAETLAAMLAKAEDAPELQLDLLDAATAPGPKGAADELRARLAKKGEIGAFLPSLAGGDAARGKDIYEAHLAAQCTACHRVGKEGSNVGPPLTEVGKKGRDYILESLVLPQAKIAPGYGAMTVTKKDGTVLAGAPKSESAQAVVMLMPEGKELSIPAADIASKTDAISPMPPMGAILKPGELRDLVEYLSSLK, encoded by the coding sequence GTGAAACCCATCCGCCTCATCCAAATCACCCCAGGCCTGCTCGTGGCCGCCACCGTCACCGCGGCTCCGGAGAGCCAGCCGCTGGCGGATGGGCTGACACGCACGCTGGTGGCGCGCGAGCCGCTTTTGAAAAACCCGGTGGTGGTCAGCGTGGACGTGGATGGAGCCGTCTATGTGGCGGAGACGGCGCGGCGTCTGGCGGCGGATCTGGACATCCGTGAGTTCAAGCAGTGGATTCCGCAGACGCTGGCACTGACTTCGGTGGAGGACCGGCTGGCGCTTTACCGGAGGGAACTGGTGCTCGGCAAGACCTGGCCGAAGACCTCGCTGAAGGATCGCAACGGCGATGGCGTGGTGGACATCAAGGATCTCACCGTGATCTCGGAAAAGATCCATCGCCTCACCGATACGGATGGGGATGGGGTGATGGACAAGTCGGCGGTGTTCGCGGAGGGCTTCAATACCGAAGTCACCGGCATCGCCGCGGGGGTGATGGCATGGCGCGGCGATGTGTATGCCTCGATCATCCCGGACCTGTGGAAGCTGCGGGATACCACGGGCAAAGGCGTGGCGGACAAGCGAGAGAAGCTGCTCGCCGGCTTCGGCGTTCATGTCGCGTATGCGGGGCATGACATGCACGGGTTGGTGCTTGGACCGGATGGGAAGATCTATTGGACCATCGGCGACAAGGGCGTGAATGTGGTGTCGAAGGATGGGAAGCGCTGGTCCGCGCCCCATGAGGGCTCGGTGCTGCGCTGCAATCCGGATGGCACCGGCTTTGAGATTTTCGCGCGCGGCCTCCGCAATGTGCAGCAGATCGCCTTTGACGACTACGGCAACATCTTCGGCGTGGACAATGACTCGGACGCGAAGGGTGAGAAGGAACGCTTCGTTTACATCGCGGAGGATTCGGACACCGGCTGGCGTTGCTACTACCAGTATCGTGGATCGGACTACAATCCGTGGATGGCGGAGTCGATCTCCGTGCCAGCGGGCAAGGACCAGCCCGCCTACATCATCCCGCCGCTGTGCAGCTACATGGATGGTCCGTCCGGCTTCGCGCGCGATCCGGGCACGGCGTTGAACGAGCGCCATCGCGGCGCGTTCTTCATGACCGGCTTTCCGGCGGGGCTGCTGTATGCCTTCAAGACGGAGCCGCAGGGCGCGGGCTTCCGGATGACGGACAGCCACGTGGTGGACAAAGGACCGGCGTATGTCGGCTGCAATTTCGGTCCGGACGGTGCGCTCTATCTCGCCGACTGGGCGGGCGGCTATCCGCTGAAGGAAAAAGGCGCGGTGTGGAAGATCGATGACCCGAAGGCCAAGGACAGCCCGATCCGCCGCGAGGTGGCGGGGTTGCTCAAGGCCGGACCGGGGAAGGTTTCCGATGCGGAACTGGTGAAGCGCCTGAAGCATCCCGACCAGCGTGTCCGCAGCGACGCGCACCTGGAACTGGCGAAGCGTCCGACCGGTGTGGCGATGCTCCAGAAGGCCGCGTCCGCTTGGAAAGAGGAGCCGCTGGCCTGCACCCATGCGCTGTGGGGGCTGACGCAGGCGAAGCTGTTTTCACAGCCGCTGCTCACCGAACTGCTGGCGGCGAAGGCGGAGCACACCCGCGAACAGGCGGCGAAGTGGGCGGGGGAGACCGCAGGCCGGCCGGTGCCGGAACTGGTGCCGCTGCTCAAGGATTCCTCGGCGATGGTCCGCTACCGGGCAGCGGTGGCGATCGGGAAGCTCGGCATGACCGGGGCTGCGGATGCGGTCATCGCGATGCTGGCGGAGAATGCGAACCGCGACCACTACCTGCGCCATGCGGGAGTGCTGGCGCTGGCAGGCATGAAGCCGGAAGCCGTCGCCAAGGCGGCGCAGCATTCCTCGCCTGCGGTCCGGCTTGCCGCGGCGGTGGTGTACCGGCGTCTTGGTTCACAGGAGGTCGCCGCCCTGCTGGCGGACAAGGACCCGGCTGTGGCGGGGGAAGCCGCGCATGCGATCTACGATGATGCTAGTATCAAGGCGGCATTGCCCGCCTTGGCGGAACTTTTGGAAAAGAACCCGAAGGCACCGGCTCCGGCGATCCGCCGTGCCATCGCCACCAACCGGGTGATGGCGGATGAAGCTTCCGCCGTTCGTCTTGTGAAGCTGGCGGCGGATGCCGCGCAACCTGTGGAACTGCGGATCGCGGCCCTCTCGGCGCTGGGTTCATGGGGCGTGAAGCTGGAACTCGATCCGGTGGATGGCCGCTGGCATCCCGGTCCGGCGGCGGATGCGGCGGTGGCGCGGAAGGCGTTTTCCGCCGTGGCTGCCAAGCTGGAGCACGATACGAATGCCGATCTGGCGAAGGCGGCTGCTGCGGCGTCGAAGGCGCTGGGCGTGGTTTCCGATCCTGCCCGGCTCGCGGGCGATGCGGCGGATGCGAAGCTGTCCGCGGACATCCGCTTGCAGGCACTGGCGGGCTTGAAGACGGGGAATCCGGCGGAGTTCGCGCGGTTGGCCGCCTCTTTCCTGGCGGAGAAGGATGCGGGCCTGCGGATCGGTGCGGCGGATCTCATGGAGAGCGGACCCGCCGTGACGGCATACGCGCTGGCTGCGGTTCGTGATTCCAAGTCATTGCCGGAACGCCAGCATGCGATCGCGCTGCTGGGCAGGTCCACCGATCCGAAGGCCGCTGAAACCCTGGCCGCGATGCTTGCGAAGGCGGAAGACGCGCCGGAACTGCAACTGGACCTGCTGGACGCCGCCACGGCTCCCGGACCGAAGGGCGCGGCGGATGAACTGCGGGCCCGTCTTGCGAAGAAAGGGGAGATCGGCGCGTTCCTGCCATCACTCGCCGGTGGTGATGCCGCGCGTGGCAAGGACATCTACGAGGCGCATCTCGCCGCCCAATGCACGGCCTGCCATCGCGTCGGCAAGGAAGGCAGCAATGTCGGCCCGCCGCTGACCGAGGTCGGCAAGAAAGGCCGCGATTATATTCTCGAGTCGCTCGTCCTGCCACAGGCGAAGATCGCACCCGGCTATGGGGCGATGACCGTGACGAAGAAGGACGGCACCGTGCTCGCGGGCGCGCCGAAGTCCGAGTCCGCGCAGGCGGTGGTGATGCTGATGCCGGAGGGCAAGGAGCTTTCGATTCCCGCCGCGGACATCGCCAGCAAGACCGATGCGATCAGCCCGATGCCGCCGATGGGTGCGATCCTGAAGCCCGGCGAGCTCCGGGATCTGGTCGAGTATCTCTCCTCTCTGAAATAA
- a CDS encoding aminotransferase class V-fold PLP-dependent enzyme, producing MKPRLPDVSPLRHHWPLTPGMVFLNHGSYGACPSPVIEKQIQLRWDLDAAPVQFLHRRHTPMLDAARNEVASFLGADPANLVFVTNTTTGVNAVMRSLEFSPGDEILITSHGYNACNNVVREVARRTGAVIVEAGIPFPIGSPELVTEAILSAVTPRTKLALIDHVTSKTGLVLPLEEILRGLEERGVETLVDGAHAPGMLPLDLESLRPSYYTANLHKWVCAPKGAAILWVRPDRQETLQPAVISHGNNTPRPGHSAFQDRFDWDGTHDTTAALCAPEVIRWLEGLAPGGWPEIRERNHRMVIEGRNLLCDRLGLIAPCPDSMIGSMSTLPMPAGLETPHEGPDRDPVYVRLFDEFGIELQVFPFEGRRWFRISSHLHNTPDEYRYLADVLERMAAGR from the coding sequence ATGAAGCCGCGCCTTCCCGATGTCTCGCCGCTCCGGCACCACTGGCCGCTCACGCCGGGCATGGTGTTCCTGAACCACGGTTCCTACGGCGCCTGCCCATCGCCCGTGATCGAAAAACAGATCCAACTGCGCTGGGACCTGGATGCAGCCCCGGTCCAGTTCCTCCACCGCCGCCACACCCCCATGCTGGATGCCGCGCGCAACGAGGTGGCCTCCTTCCTCGGCGCTGACCCGGCCAATCTCGTCTTCGTCACCAACACCACCACCGGCGTGAATGCGGTGATGCGCTCGCTGGAGTTTTCCCCCGGTGATGAAATCCTCATCACCAGCCACGGCTACAACGCCTGCAACAACGTGGTGCGGGAGGTGGCCCGCCGCACCGGTGCGGTGATCGTGGAGGCGGGGATTCCATTTCCCATCGGGAGTCCGGAGCTGGTCACGGAGGCCATCCTTTCCGCCGTCACACCGCGCACGAAGCTCGCCTTGATCGACCATGTCACCAGCAAGACCGGGCTGGTGCTGCCGCTGGAGGAAATCCTGCGTGGTCTGGAGGAACGCGGCGTCGAGACATTGGTCGATGGCGCGCACGCCCCCGGCATGCTGCCGCTGGACCTCGAATCACTACGTCCCTCGTACTACACCGCGAACCTCCACAAGTGGGTCTGCGCGCCGAAGGGGGCCGCCATCCTATGGGTGCGCCCGGACCGGCAGGAGACGTTGCAACCCGCCGTCATCAGTCATGGCAACAACACCCCGCGCCCCGGTCATTCGGCGTTCCAGGATCGCTTCGATTGGGATGGAACGCATGACACCACCGCGGCGCTGTGCGCGCCGGAGGTCATCCGCTGGTTGGAGGGACTCGCCCCCGGCGGTTGGCCGGAGATCCGCGAGCGCAACCACCGGATGGTGATCGAGGGGCGCAATCTCCTTTGCGACCGCCTCGGCCTCATCGCGCCATGTCCGGATTCCATGATCGGTTCGATGTCCACGCTGCCGATGCCCGCCGGTCTGGAGACTCCGCACGAAGGGCCGGATCGCGATCCGGTGTATGTGCGGCTGTTCGATGAATTCGGGATCGAGCTGCAGGTGTTCCCGTTCGAGGGCAGGCGCTGGTTCCGGATCTCGTCGCATCTTCATAACACACCGGATGAATACCGTTACCTGGCTGATGTGCTGGAGCGGATGGCGGCGGGAAGGTAG
- a CDS encoding histone deacetylase family protein, giving the protein MSGSAPIGVHYDACYERHDTGFCHPESAERYRVLRSALEELPEDIVRLPRRRATVSEILLAHEHYYHDLVYRDTETFADCLRTGDTNICEESYEVALEASGAVLAAVDAVMRGEVRRAFCAVRPPGHHATSARGMGFCIFNHVAIAARYLQSHHGLRRIAIVDWDVHHGNGTEAIFLEDPDVFYVSLHEQGIYPYTGPATEHGQGAGKGTTLNLPLPSASNGETALAAWDEFAAPALDAFQPEFLLVSAGFDALASDPIGGLRWDTATFTALTERCVALAEKWCGGRMVSSLEGGYDPPALAAAALAHVRALK; this is encoded by the coding sequence ATGAGCGGCTCCGCTCCCATCGGCGTCCACTACGATGCCTGCTACGAACGCCACGACACCGGCTTCTGCCACCCGGAGTCCGCGGAGCGCTACCGCGTGCTGCGCTCCGCCTTGGAAGAACTGCCGGAGGACATCGTGCGCCTGCCGCGCCGCCGCGCCACCGTCTCGGAAATCCTGCTCGCCCACGAACACTACTACCACGACCTCGTTTACCGGGACACCGAGACCTTCGCCGATTGCCTGCGCACCGGGGACACCAACATCTGTGAGGAAAGCTACGAGGTCGCGCTCGAGGCCAGCGGCGCGGTGCTCGCCGCCGTGGATGCCGTGATGCGCGGCGAGGTCCGCCGCGCCTTCTGCGCCGTGCGCCCGCCCGGCCACCACGCCACCTCCGCCCGCGGCATGGGCTTCTGCATCTTCAACCACGTCGCCATCGCCGCCCGCTACCTCCAGTCTCACCACGGCCTGCGCCGCATCGCGATCGTGGATTGGGACGTGCATCATGGCAATGGCACCGAAGCGATCTTTCTGGAAGACCCGGACGTGTTCTACGTCTCGCTGCACGAGCAGGGCATCTATCCCTATACCGGCCCCGCCACCGAACACGGGCAGGGAGCGGGGAAGGGGACCACGCTGAATCTGCCGCTGCCGTCTGCTTCCAATGGCGAAACCGCTCTGGCTGCCTGGGACGAGTTCGCGGCTCCTGCATTGGATGCATTCCAGCCGGAATTCCTGCTCGTCTCCGCGGGCTTCGACGCGCTCGCCTCCGATCCCATCGGCGGCCTGCGCTGGGACACCGCCACCTTCACCGCTCTAACGGAACGCTGCGTCGCCCTCGCGGAAAAATGGTGCGGCGGCCGCATGGTATCCTCGCTGGAGGGTGGCTATGATCCGCCCGCCCTCGCCGCTGCGGCGCTCGCCCACGTGAGGGCGCTGAAGTAG